In Rhodoferax koreense, a genomic segment contains:
- the modB gene encoding molybdate ABC transporter permease subunit has product MDTTHRLIAATDWFPLVLSLKVSAVATLLALVLGVALGWVFARVRFPGRGIVEAIFMLPLVLPPTVLGYGILVAAGRRSPLGAWLREHFDYTIIFSWHGAVVASAIVALPLVLKSSSAAFAGVDRNLEAAASTLRQSRLSVFLRVTLPLAWPGILAGTLLAFARAMGEFGASLMVAGSIPKQTQTLSMAIYDAVQAGKDDTALLLVAVTCVLSIAVLVLSNRFFSLR; this is encoded by the coding sequence ATGGACACGACGCATCGCCTCATCGCCGCCACCGACTGGTTTCCGCTGGTCCTCTCGCTCAAGGTCTCGGCCGTGGCCACGCTGCTGGCCCTGGTGCTGGGCGTGGCGCTGGGCTGGGTGTTCGCGCGGGTGAGGTTTCCCGGCCGCGGCATCGTCGAGGCGATCTTCATGCTGCCGCTGGTGCTGCCGCCCACGGTGCTCGGCTACGGCATCCTGGTGGCGGCGGGGCGGCGCAGCCCGCTCGGCGCCTGGCTGCGCGAGCACTTCGACTACACCATCATCTTCAGCTGGCACGGCGCCGTGGTGGCGTCGGCCATCGTCGCCTTGCCGCTGGTGCTGAAGTCTTCCAGCGCGGCCTTCGCCGGGGTGGACCGCAACCTCGAAGCCGCGGCCAGCACGCTGCGCCAGTCGCGGCTTTCGGTGTTCCTGCGCGTGACGCTGCCGCTGGCCTGGCCCGGCATCCTGGCCGGCACGCTGCTGGCTTTCGCGCGCGCCATGGGTGAATTCGGCGCCTCGTTGATGGTGGCCGGCTCGATTCCGAAGCAGACGCAGACCCTGTCGATGGCCATCTACGACGCCGTGCAGGCCGGCAAGGACGACACGGCGCTGCTGCTTGTCGCCGTCACCTGCGTGCTGTCGATCGCGGTGCTGGTGTTGTCCAACCGTTTCTTTTCACTGCGCTGA
- a CDS encoding acyl CoA:acetate/3-ketoacid CoA transferase: MHTPLSQPTRLGTGRSKIVSAQEAVRLIHDGDTVATGGFVGIGFAEEIAIALEALHLAHVAAPGQAPRAPRDLTLVYAAGQGDGQNKGLNRLGHAGLLKRVIGGHWGLVPKLQQLAMDGQIEAYNLPQGVISHLYRDIAAHRPGHLSRVGLGTFVDPRFGGGKLNSRTVDELVELTTLGGEEALFYKAFPIHVAILRGTTADTAGNITMEKEALTLDGLSMAMAARNAGGIVIVQVERIAEAHSLNPREVKIPGVLVDCVVLARPENHWQTYAEPYSAAFSGSLRVPAGQAEVLALGARKIIARRAALELRANSVVNLGIGMPEGIASVAAEEKITDLITLTAEPGVVGGVPAGGLNFGAAINTDAVIDQGYQFDFYDGGGLDIAFLGLAQADREGNLNVSQFGPKLAGAGGFINISQNAKKVVFVGTFTAGRLQLQVHDGLLRIVQDGTARKFVEAVDHRTFSGAHAAARGQPVLFVTERCVFGLTPRGLALLEIAPGVQLGRDILAQMDFTPIMEQPPRLMDARIFADAPMGLRDTLLAVPLAQRFTLDAAQRRLFINFEGLEVRSLDDVAAIGAEVEARVQALGQRVFAIVNYDNFQIRPEVIDAYSRMVEGLQARCYSGVSRYTTNGFLRMLLGHALAERQLAPALFESRAQAQSHAASMAGVQQG; the protein is encoded by the coding sequence ATGCACACCCCGCTTTCGCAACCCACGCGCCTTGGCACCGGGCGCAGCAAGATCGTCTCGGCCCAGGAGGCGGTGCGACTGATCCACGACGGCGACACCGTGGCCACTGGCGGCTTCGTCGGCATCGGTTTTGCCGAAGAGATCGCCATCGCCCTGGAGGCGCTGCACCTGGCCCATGTGGCCGCACCCGGCCAGGCGCCCCGCGCACCGCGCGACCTCACCCTGGTGTACGCCGCGGGCCAGGGCGACGGGCAAAACAAGGGCCTGAACCGCCTGGGCCATGCGGGCCTGCTGAAGCGGGTGATCGGCGGGCACTGGGGCCTGGTGCCCAAGCTGCAGCAGCTGGCCATGGACGGCCAGATCGAGGCCTACAACCTGCCGCAGGGCGTGATCAGCCACCTGTACCGCGACATCGCCGCGCACCGGCCCGGCCACCTGTCGCGGGTGGGCCTGGGCACCTTCGTGGACCCGCGCTTCGGCGGCGGCAAGCTCAACAGCCGCACCGTGGACGAACTGGTGGAGCTGACCACCCTGGGCGGCGAGGAAGCCCTGTTCTACAAGGCCTTTCCGATCCACGTGGCCATCCTGCGCGGCACCACCGCCGACACGGCGGGCAACATCACCATGGAGAAGGAGGCGCTGACGCTGGACGGCCTCTCGATGGCCATGGCGGCGCGCAACGCGGGCGGCATCGTGATCGTGCAGGTGGAGCGCATTGCCGAGGCGCATTCGCTGAACCCGCGCGAGGTCAAGATCCCCGGCGTGCTGGTCGACTGCGTGGTGCTGGCCCGGCCCGAGAACCACTGGCAGACCTATGCCGAGCCCTACAGCGCGGCCTTCAGCGGCAGCCTGCGCGTACCGGCGGGCCAGGCCGAAGTGCTGGCCCTGGGCGCACGCAAGATCATCGCCCGCCGCGCCGCGCTGGAACTGCGCGCCAACAGCGTGGTGAACCTGGGCATCGGCATGCCCGAGGGCATTGCCAGCGTGGCCGCCGAGGAAAAGATCACCGACCTGATCACCCTGACCGCCGAGCCCGGCGTGGTCGGCGGGGTACCGGCGGGCGGCCTGAACTTCGGTGCCGCCATCAACACCGATGCCGTCATCGACCAGGGCTACCAGTTCGACTTCTACGACGGCGGCGGGTTGGACATCGCCTTCCTCGGGCTGGCCCAGGCCGACCGCGAAGGCAACCTCAACGTCAGCCAGTTCGGCCCCAAGCTGGCGGGCGCGGGCGGCTTCATCAACATCAGCCAGAACGCCAAGAAAGTGGTGTTCGTGGGCACCTTCACCGCCGGTCGGCTGCAGCTGCAGGTGCACGACGGCTTGTTGCGCATCGTGCAGGACGGCACGGCCCGCAAGTTCGTCGAGGCGGTCGACCACCGCACCTTCAGCGGCGCCCACGCGGCCGCGCGCGGCCAGCCGGTGCTGTTCGTCACCGAGCGCTGCGTGTTCGGCCTCACGCCGCGCGGCCTGGCGCTGCTGGAGATCGCACCGGGCGTGCAGCTGGGCCGGGACATCCTCGCGCAGATGGATTTCACGCCCATCATGGAACAGCCGCCCCGGCTGATGGACGCCCGCATCTTCGCCGACGCACCCATGGGCCTGCGCGACACGCTGCTGGCCGTGCCGCTGGCGCAACGCTTTACGCTGGACGCGGCGCAGCGGCGCCTGTTCATCAATTTCGAAGGATTGGAGGTGCGCAGCCTGGACGACGTGGCGGCCATCGGCGCCGAGGTGGAAGCGCGCGTGCAGGCGCTGGGGCAGCGCGTGTTCGCCATCGTCAACTACGACAACTTCCAGATCCGGCCCGAGGTCATCGACGCCTACTCCCGCATGGTGGAGGGCCTGCAGGCGCGCTGCTACAGCGGCGTGTCGCGCTACACCACCAACGGATTCCTGCGCATGCTGCTCGGCCATGCGCTGGCCGAGCGCCAGCTCGCGCCGGCGCTCTTCGAAAGCCGGGCGCAGGCGCAGAGCCATGCGGCATCGATGGCCGGGGTGCAGCAGGGCTGA
- a CDS encoding GntP family permease, with amino-acid sequence MLGIFGIFASLALLIFLAHRGWNVIFVAPLCAAVAIACNYGDLPLMASYTQIFMPALGSYFATYFPLFLLGAVFGKLMDESGAARAIAQRIVAWVGGERAILAVVLACALLTYGGVSLFVVAFSVYPIAASLFRAAAIPKRLIPAAIGLGSFTFTMVAVPGTPAIQNAIPTPFFKTTVYAAPGLSSIAAVFMFAAGMLWLSRRSAAARRNGEGYGEHKEELAAVDNANLPSFFMALLPILVVIGMNFVLSQYVIPAFDHSYLDTDKFKHIDLKKVLAIWAIIGAMAAAILVVALTNLGRIKDLRDAIGKGTLGSLLPMANTASEVGYGAVIAALAAFAVVREGLKSVASDPVVSLWLVVTVLAGMTGSASGGMSLALGAMGDYYAQAAQAAHINPEIMHRIASMGSAAMDILPHNGAVITLLAICGLNHKQSYFDLFVVGSLTAFTASLLVLGLYLTVGVF; translated from the coding sequence ATGCTGGGTATTTTCGGGATTTTTGCGTCCTTGGCGCTGCTGATTTTCTTGGCCCACCGCGGCTGGAACGTGATCTTCGTGGCGCCGCTGTGCGCCGCCGTGGCCATCGCCTGCAACTACGGCGACCTGCCCTTGATGGCCAGCTACACGCAGATCTTCATGCCCGCGCTGGGCAGCTATTTCGCCACCTATTTCCCGCTGTTTTTGCTGGGCGCGGTGTTCGGCAAGCTGATGGACGAGTCGGGTGCGGCGCGCGCCATCGCCCAGCGCATCGTGGCCTGGGTGGGCGGCGAGCGCGCCATCCTGGCGGTGGTGCTGGCCTGTGCGCTGCTGACCTACGGCGGGGTGTCGCTGTTCGTGGTGGCGTTCTCGGTGTACCCGATCGCGGCCTCGCTGTTCCGGGCGGCGGCCATCCCCAAGCGGCTGATTCCGGCGGCCATCGGCCTGGGCAGCTTCACCTTCACCATGGTGGCGGTGCCGGGCACACCGGCGATCCAGAATGCCATCCCCACTCCGTTCTTCAAGACCACGGTGTACGCGGCGCCGGGACTGTCCTCCATCGCGGCCGTGTTCATGTTTGCGGCGGGCATGCTGTGGCTGTCGCGGCGCAGCGCCGCGGCCCGCAGGAACGGCGAGGGCTACGGCGAGCACAAGGAAGAGCTGGCCGCGGTGGACAACGCCAACCTGCCCTCGTTCTTCATGGCGCTGCTGCCGATCCTGGTGGTGATCGGCATGAACTTCGTGCTGTCGCAGTACGTGATTCCGGCCTTCGACCACAGCTACCTCGACACCGACAAGTTCAAGCACATCGACCTGAAGAAGGTGCTGGCCATCTGGGCCATCATCGGGGCCATGGCTGCGGCCATCCTGGTGGTGGCGCTGACCAACCTGGGCCGCATCAAGGACCTGCGCGATGCCATCGGCAAGGGCACGCTGGGCTCGCTGCTGCCCATGGCCAACACCGCCTCCGAAGTAGGCTACGGCGCGGTGATCGCCGCACTGGCCGCGTTTGCCGTGGTGCGCGAGGGGCTGAAGTCGGTGGCTTCCGATCCCGTCGTTTCGTTGTGGCTGGTGGTCACGGTGCTGGCGGGCATGACCGGCTCGGCCTCGGGCGGCATGAGCCTGGCCCTGGGCGCGATGGGCGACTACTACGCCCAGGCCGCGCAGGCCGCGCACATCAACCCCGAAATCATGCACCGCATCGCCTCCATGGGCTCGGCGGCCATGGACATCCTGCCGCATAACGGCGCGGTGATCACCTTGCTGGCGATCTGCGGGCTGAACCACAAGCAGTCGTATTTCGACCTGTTCGTGGTGGGCAGCCTCACGGCGTTCACCGCCAGCTTGCTGGTGCTCGGCCTTTACCTCACAGTGGGTGTGTTCTAG
- a CDS encoding sigma-54 interaction domain-containing protein, with the protein MGHPTKPQAAGHLDGEVGRWPGALAHDADAVRAMAMKSMFERLESLCEGALAVNLDAEVVWINEKYARKLGQPSAAAAIGQPVENIIPNSQMREVARTGRPIVLDIMPFGDEHLVVTRMPIRDDAGQLIGAVGFVLYNHLEGLKPVMHKMAQLQHRLKAAEKELADSRRAKYSLASFLGISPAAVETKRQARRAAQLDTTVLLTGETGTGKELLAHAIHNVSGRAHLPFVSVNAAAIPESLLEAELFGAAPGAYTGADRRGRDGKFKLADGGTLFLDEIGDMPPALQAKLLRVLQEQEIEPLGANRLVRVDVRVIAATSLDLAARVADGRFRSDLFYRLNVLSMSLPPLRERLQDLPLLVERLLEDISLRIGQPLEIAPEAFAVLARHDWPGNVRELRNVVERALLMHETQRLDAAHLASVLPSPTSDAGAIAPATPAPATAQIEPLSRVVEAAERRAIAEALQRTKGNKAAAAAALGISRAALYQKLGAARG; encoded by the coding sequence ATGGGTCATCCCACCAAGCCCCAGGCCGCAGGCCATCTCGATGGCGAAGTCGGCCGCTGGCCTGGCGCCCTCGCCCACGACGCGGACGCCGTGCGCGCCATGGCCATGAAGTCGATGTTCGAGCGCCTCGAGAGCCTGTGCGAAGGCGCGCTGGCCGTCAACCTCGACGCCGAAGTCGTCTGGATCAACGAGAAATACGCGCGCAAGCTCGGCCAGCCCAGCGCGGCGGCGGCCATCGGCCAGCCGGTGGAGAACATCATCCCCAACAGCCAGATGCGCGAAGTGGCGCGCACCGGCCGGCCCATCGTGCTGGACATCATGCCCTTCGGAGACGAGCACCTGGTGGTCACGCGCATGCCGATCCGCGACGACGCCGGCCAGTTGATCGGCGCCGTGGGCTTCGTGCTGTACAACCACCTCGAAGGCCTGAAACCGGTGATGCACAAGATGGCCCAGCTGCAGCACCGCCTGAAGGCCGCCGAAAAAGAGTTGGCCGACAGCCGACGGGCCAAATACAGCCTGGCCTCCTTCCTCGGCATTTCGCCGGCGGCCGTGGAGACCAAGCGCCAGGCGCGCCGCGCGGCGCAACTCGATACCACGGTGCTGCTGACGGGCGAGACCGGTACCGGCAAGGAATTGCTGGCGCACGCGATCCACAACGTGTCGGGCCGGGCGCATCTGCCCTTCGTGAGCGTGAACGCCGCTGCCATTCCCGAGTCGCTGCTCGAAGCCGAGCTGTTCGGGGCCGCGCCCGGCGCCTATACCGGCGCCGACCGGCGCGGACGCGACGGCAAGTTCAAGCTGGCCGATGGCGGCACGCTGTTCCTCGACGAGATCGGCGACATGCCGCCTGCGCTGCAGGCCAAGCTGCTGCGCGTGCTGCAGGAGCAAGAGATCGAGCCGCTGGGTGCGAATCGGCTGGTGCGGGTCGACGTGCGCGTGATCGCCGCGACCAGCCTGGACCTGGCCGCGCGCGTGGCCGACGGGCGCTTTCGCAGCGACCTGTTCTACCGGCTCAACGTGTTGTCGATGTCGCTGCCGCCGCTGCGCGAGCGACTGCAGGACCTGCCGCTGCTGGTCGAGCGCCTGCTCGAAGACATCTCCCTGCGCATCGGCCAGCCGCTGGAAATCGCCCCTGAAGCCTTCGCCGTGCTGGCGCGCCATGACTGGCCCGGCAACGTGCGGGAACTGCGCAACGTGGTCGAGCGCGCGCTTTTGATGCATGAAACCCAGCGGCTGGATGCCGCCCACCTGGCCAGCGTCCTGCCCAGCCCGACGTCCGATGCCGGTGCCATCGCGCCGGCGACACCGGCGCCGGCCACGGCGCAGATCGAGCCGCTGAGCCGCGTGGTCGAGGCGGCCGAACGCCGCGCCATCGCCGAGGCCTTGCAGCGGACCAAGGGCAACAAAGCCGCCGCGGCGGCCGCGCTCGGCATCTCCAGGGCCGCGCTCTACCAGAAGCTGGGCGCGGCGCGGGGCTGA
- a CDS encoding EAL domain-containing protein, translating into MNAPPRRLQLPPTLRLTWPFIVMVVLQALLAVGSIHTLSAVRAFVAGESEWSKGQKDAIYYLDLYAATGDPDKHGLFREALDVPMGDHLSRLALDQSPRDVAAARSGFRQGHNHPNDIDSLIWLFSNFRSFRMVQEPVKWWAIGDDYMRQLEELSYEIQVRSSAGPVDADTVQQWRRQIRDINVGVTPVATAFSQALGESSRLIVRLLLALNLGAAALLILLSLLHTRKLLAQRRRAENALGAERERAHTTLTAIADGVVTTDEQGRVIYMNPAAEALLAQSAALSRGRPLQDMLVLDTLHAPDGVDESAPGGAPKADANLVRRLLEGGPLLREEQLQRLVRPDQTVVPVKLVGSAIHDQGRLTGAVLVLHDVTREQHYVAQLSWQASHDALTGLVNRREFERRLELVLATPRPVQREGALLYVDLDQFKIVNDTCGHQAGDEMLRRVCRMLQGGLREGDTLARLGGDEFGILLADCPPAPAARVAENLRQAAEELQMAWGSRILRTGLSIGLVPLSPGLDTLQEVLRVADMACYRAKETGRNKVYVYQPEDAALSRQAREMDWLQRLRLALEEDRFCLYAQEIAPLQPGGPAGVHVEVLLRLRDEHGAMVAPGLFIPAAERYGLMPSIDRWVVQHAFATLARQREHPDMPPIATCAINLSGTSLGDERLLEDIRGYFVEHGIAPQTVCFEITETSAIAHLPSAIRLIKALKQLGCRFSLDDFGSGMSSFTYLKHLPVDYLKIDGGFVREMLADPANRAMVEMINHIGHVMGKITIAEFAETMAIVDALRAMGVDYAQGYALARPRPFELPYLDSLKQAATPAG; encoded by the coding sequence ATGAACGCCCCGCCGCGCCGCCTGCAGCTGCCGCCCACGCTGCGGCTGACCTGGCCGTTCATCGTCATGGTCGTGCTGCAGGCGCTGCTGGCCGTCGGCAGCATCCACACGCTGTCGGCCGTGCGTGCCTTCGTGGCCGGAGAAAGCGAATGGAGCAAGGGTCAGAAGGACGCGATCTACTACCTCGACCTCTACGCCGCCACCGGCGACCCCGACAAGCACGGCCTGTTCCGCGAGGCGCTCGACGTGCCCATGGGCGATCACCTCAGCCGGCTGGCGCTGGACCAGTCGCCGCGGGACGTCGCCGCCGCACGCAGCGGCTTCCGCCAGGGCCACAACCATCCGAACGACATCGACAGCCTGATCTGGCTCTTCAGCAATTTCCGTTCGTTCCGCATGGTGCAGGAGCCGGTGAAATGGTGGGCCATCGGCGACGACTACATGCGCCAGCTGGAGGAGCTTTCCTACGAGATCCAGGTGCGCAGCAGCGCCGGCCCGGTGGACGCGGACACGGTGCAGCAATGGCGCCGTCAGATCCGCGACATCAACGTCGGCGTGACCCCGGTGGCCACCGCCTTCAGCCAGGCCCTGGGCGAAAGTTCGCGCCTCATCGTGCGGCTGCTGCTGGCGCTGAACCTGGGCGCGGCGGCGCTGCTGATCCTGCTGTCGCTGCTGCACACCCGCAAGCTGCTGGCGCAGCGCCGGCGGGCGGAGAACGCGCTCGGCGCCGAACGCGAACGGGCCCACACCACCCTCACGGCGATCGCCGACGGCGTGGTCACGACCGACGAACAGGGCCGCGTGATCTACATGAACCCCGCCGCCGAGGCGCTGCTGGCGCAGTCCGCAGCGCTGAGCCGCGGGCGACCGCTGCAGGACATGCTGGTGCTCGACACGCTCCATGCGCCCGATGGCGTGGACGAGTCCGCCCCTGGCGGTGCCCCGAAGGCCGATGCGAACCTGGTGCGGCGCCTGCTCGAGGGCGGGCCGCTGCTGCGCGAGGAACAGCTGCAGCGCCTGGTCCGGCCCGACCAGACCGTGGTGCCGGTGAAGCTCGTCGGCTCGGCGATCCACGACCAGGGCCGGCTCACCGGCGCGGTGCTGGTGCTGCACGACGTGACGCGCGAACAGCACTACGTGGCGCAGCTGTCGTGGCAGGCCAGCCACGACGCGCTTACCGGCCTGGTGAACCGGCGCGAGTTCGAACGCCGGCTCGAACTGGTGCTGGCCACGCCGCGACCGGTGCAGCGCGAAGGCGCGCTGCTGTATGTGGACCTGGACCAGTTCAAGATCGTCAACGACACCTGCGGCCACCAAGCCGGCGACGAAATGTTGCGCCGGGTGTGCCGCATGCTCCAGGGCGGGCTGCGGGAAGGCGACACGCTGGCGCGCCTGGGCGGGGACGAATTCGGCATCCTGCTCGCCGACTGCCCGCCCGCCCCCGCGGCCCGCGTGGCGGAAAACCTGCGCCAGGCCGCCGAGGAATTGCAGATGGCCTGGGGCAGTCGCATCCTGCGCACCGGCCTGAGCATCGGCCTGGTGCCCTTGTCGCCGGGCCTGGACACGCTGCAGGAAGTCCTGCGCGTGGCCGACATGGCCTGCTACCGCGCCAAGGAGACCGGGCGCAACAAGGTCTATGTCTACCAACCCGAGGATGCCGCGCTGTCGCGCCAGGCCCGCGAGATGGACTGGTTGCAGCGGCTGCGCCTGGCGCTCGAGGAAGACCGGTTCTGCCTCTACGCGCAGGAGATCGCGCCATTGCAGCCCGGCGGGCCGGCCGGCGTGCATGTCGAAGTGCTGCTGCGCCTGCGCGACGAACACGGCGCCATGGTCGCGCCCGGGCTGTTCATCCCGGCGGCCGAGCGTTACGGCCTGATGCCGAGCATCGACCGCTGGGTGGTGCAGCATGCCTTCGCCACGCTGGCCCGCCAGCGCGAACACCCGGACATGCCGCCGATCGCCACCTGCGCCATCAACCTTTCGGGCACCAGCCTGGGCGACGAACGGCTGCTCGAGGACATCCGTGGCTATTTCGTGGAACACGGCATCGCGCCACAGACCGTGTGCTTCGAGATCACCGAGACCAGCGCCATCGCCCATCTGCCGAGCGCGATCCGGTTGATCAAGGCGCTGAAGCAACTGGGCTGCCGCTTCTCGCTGGACGATTTCGGCTCGGGCATGTCTTCCTTCACCTATCTGAAGCACCTGCCGGTCGACTATCTGAAGATCGACGGCGGCTTCGTGCGCGAGATGCTGGCCGACCCGGCCAACCGGGCCATGGTGGAGATGATCAACCACATCGGCCACGTGATGGGCAAGATCACCATCGCGGAATTCGCCGAGACCATGGCCATCGTCGACGCGCTGCGGGCCATGGGTGTGGACTATGCGCAGGGCTATGCGCTGGCCCGGCCGCGGCCGTTCGAACTGCCTTACCTGGACAGCCTGAAGCAGGCGGCAACGCCCGCCGGCTGA
- a CDS encoding YgiQ family radical SAM protein — translation MNAPVDVSFFARAAKPLTSYRKYWAARFGTAKFLPTSREEMAALGWDSCDIVIVTGDAYVDHPSFGMAVIGRMLEAQGFRVGIIAQPDWQSAEPFKALGKPNLFFGVTAGNMDSMINRYTADRKIRSDDAYTPGDVGGARPDRAAIVYSQRCKEAWNDVPIVLGGIEGSLRRIAHYDYWSDKVRRSIVVDAKCDLLLYGNAERAIVEIAHRLAAREPVHEVTDVRGTAFVRRSTPEGWFEIDSTTVDEPGRVEAHVNPYLMVSDQAKANGATCAREDEAEQVAKAAESGAVANPSIQPLTFMPNPALRAKLKVPPRDRSVIRLPAYEQVRADPVLYAHANRVLHLETNPGNARALVQAHGEGNTARDVWINPPPIPLTTAEMDHVFDLPYARSPHPRYADEHGGHDGATKIPAWEMIRFSVNIMRGCFGGCTFCSITEHEGRIIQSRSEESIIKEVEAIRDSVAGFTGTISDLGGPTANMYRLGCKSPEIEAACRKPSCVYPGICQNLGTNHDPLIKIYRRARALRGIKKILIGSGLRYDLAVQSPEYVKELVQHHVGGYLKIAPEHTEQGPLTKMMKPGIGSYDKFKQMFEKFSAEAGKKQYLIPYFIAAHPGTSDEDMMNLAIWLKKNGFRADQVQTFYPSPMATATTMYHTNRNPLRKITRTSETVDIVRGDRRRRLHKAFLRYHDANNWPLLREALKAMGRADLIGNGKHHLIPTYQPITDGSYTSARRKNSSAAPGKVADKVKATSPNSPVKGRLLTQHTGLPPRAGVTAAKPRKPIRKA, via the coding sequence ATGAACGCCCCCGTTGACGTTTCCTTTTTCGCGCGCGCCGCCAAGCCGCTGACCAGCTACCGCAAGTACTGGGCGGCCCGTTTCGGCACGGCCAAATTCCTGCCCACCTCGCGCGAGGAAATGGCGGCGCTGGGCTGGGACAGCTGCGACATCGTCATCGTCACCGGCGACGCCTATGTGGACCACCCGAGCTTCGGCATGGCCGTGATCGGCCGCATGCTGGAGGCGCAGGGCTTTCGCGTCGGCATCATCGCCCAGCCCGACTGGCAGAGTGCCGAGCCCTTCAAGGCGCTGGGCAAGCCGAACCTGTTCTTCGGCGTGACCGCCGGCAACATGGATTCGATGATCAACCGCTACACGGCCGACCGCAAGATCCGCAGCGACGACGCGTACACGCCGGGCGACGTGGGCGGCGCGCGGCCCGACCGCGCGGCCATCGTCTATTCGCAGCGCTGCAAGGAGGCCTGGAACGACGTGCCCATCGTGCTCGGCGGCATCGAGGGCAGCCTGCGCCGCATCGCGCATTACGACTACTGGAGCGACAAGGTGCGCCGCTCCATCGTCGTGGACGCCAAGTGCGACCTGCTGCTGTACGGCAATGCCGAACGCGCCATCGTCGAGATCGCGCACCGCCTGGCCGCCCGCGAGCCGGTGCACGAGGTCACCGACGTGCGCGGCACGGCCTTCGTGCGGCGCAGCACGCCCGAGGGCTGGTTCGAGATCGACTCGACCACCGTCGACGAGCCGGGCCGCGTGGAAGCCCATGTGAACCCATACCTCATGGTGTCCGACCAGGCCAAGGCCAACGGCGCCACTTGTGCGCGCGAGGACGAGGCGGAGCAGGTGGCCAAGGCGGCCGAGTCCGGCGCCGTGGCCAACCCGTCCATCCAGCCGCTGACCTTCATGCCCAATCCGGCGCTGCGCGCCAAGCTCAAGGTGCCGCCGCGCGACCGCTCCGTGATCCGACTGCCGGCCTACGAGCAGGTGCGCGCCGATCCGGTGCTCTACGCCCATGCGAACCGCGTGCTGCACCTGGAGACCAATCCCGGCAACGCGCGCGCGCTCGTCCAGGCCCATGGCGAAGGCAACACGGCGCGTGACGTCTGGATCAATCCGCCGCCGATCCCGCTGACCACGGCCGAGATGGACCACGTGTTCGATCTGCCCTATGCGCGCAGCCCGCATCCGCGTTACGCGGACGAGCACGGCGGCCACGACGGCGCCACCAAGATCCCGGCCTGGGAGATGATCCGCTTCAGCGTGAACATCATGCGCGGCTGCTTCGGCGGCTGCACCTTCTGCTCGATCACCGAGCACGAAGGCCGCATCATCCAGAGCCGCTCCGAGGAATCGATCATCAAGGAGGTCGAGGCCATCCGCGACAGCGTCGCCGGCTTCACCGGCACGATTTCCGACCTCGGCGGCCCGACGGCCAACATGTACCGCCTGGGCTGCAAGTCGCCCGAGATCGAGGCGGCGTGCCGCAAGCCGAGCTGCGTGTATCCGGGCATCTGCCAGAACCTGGGCACCAACCACGATCCGCTGATCAAGATCTATCGCCGGGCGCGTGCGCTGCGTGGCATCAAGAAGATCCTGATCGGCTCCGGCCTGCGCTACGACCTGGCGGTGCAGAGCCCTGAGTACGTGAAGGAACTGGTGCAGCACCATGTGGGCGGCTACCTGAAGATTGCCCCGGAGCACACCGAGCAGGGCCCGCTCACCAAGATGATGAAGCCCGGCATCGGCAGCTACGACAAGTTCAAGCAGATGTTCGAGAAGTTCAGCGCCGAGGCGGGCAAGAAGCAGTACCTGATCCCTTACTTCATCGCCGCGCACCCGGGCACGAGCGACGAGGACATGATGAACCTGGCCATCTGGCTCAAGAAGAACGGCTTCCGCGCCGACCAGGTGCAGACCTTCTACCCGAGCCCGATGGCCACGGCCACGACGATGTACCACACCAACCGCAATCCGCTGCGCAAGATCACGCGCACCAGCGAGACGGTGGACATCGTGCGCGGCGACCGGCGCCGGCGCCTGCACAAGGCCTTCCTGCGCTATCACGACGCCAACAACTGGCCGCTGCTGCGCGAGGCGCTCAAGGCCATGGGCCGCGCCGACCTGATCGGCAATGGCAAGCACCACCTGATCCCGACCTATCAGCCGATCACCGACGGCAGCTACACCAGCGCCAGGCGCAAGAACTCAAGCGCCGCACCCGGCAAGGTGGCCGACAAGGTGAAGGCCACGTCGCCGAACTCGCCGGTGAAGGGCCGGCTGCTCACGCAGCACACCGGGCTGCCGCCGCGCGCCGGCGTCACCGCGGCCAAGCCGCGCAAGCCGATCCGCAAGGCCTGA